A window of Caretta caretta isolate rCarCar2 chromosome 13, rCarCar1.hap1, whole genome shotgun sequence contains these coding sequences:
- the LOC125622528 gene encoding olfactory receptor 11A1-like has translation MEKGEGENQTSISEFILLGFGNLPGLQILFFLLFLGIYIVTMAANLVIVVLVVVDQHLHSPMYFFLGNLSWLEICYSSTIVPRMMASFLTGDRTVSVTGCMVQFYWFGVLLTVECYLLVSMSYDRYLAICKPLRYATLMNGRFCMQLAAGSWLSSFIILAIIIYLVSQLAFCGPNEIDNFFCDLTQMINLSCSDTGLVNLATLIFSSTNIILPFLLTLASYVYIISTILRISSINGKQKAFSTCSSHLIMVTIYYGTLITVYMLPNTGALRILNKFVSVLYTVLTPLINPLIYSLKNKKVKEALRRARQKCWVFQ, from the coding sequence ATGgagaaaggagaaggggaaaatcAAACGTCTATCTCCGAATTCATCCTGCTGGGATTCGGGAATCTCCCTGGACTGCAAATTCTGTTCTTCTTGCTGTTTCTAGGGATCTACATTGTCACCATGGCTGCGAACTTGGTCATTGTTGTGCTAGTTGTGGTTGATCAGCACCTTCACAgtcccatgtacttcttcctggggaacttgtcctgGTTGGAAATCTGCTACTCCTCAACCATTGTGCCCAGGATGATGGCCAGTTtcctgactggggacagaacTGTTTCTGTTACCGGCTGCATGGTTCAGTTTTATTGGTTTGGTGTCCTATTGACTGTTGAGTGTTATCTGCTAGTTTCGATGTCTTATGATCGGTACTTAGCAATATGTAAACCCCTGCGCTATGCAACACTTATGAATGGCAGGTTCTGTATGCAGCTAGCAGCTGGATCTTGGCTAAGTTCATTCATCATTCTTGCTATAATAATATATTTGGTATCACAATTAGCCTTCTGTGGCCCTAATGAAATTGATAATTTCTTCTGTGATCTCACCCAAATGATTAACCTCTCCTGCAGTGACACCGGTCTGGTTAATCTGGCAACCCTCATCTTCTCTTCCACAAACATCATTCTACCATTTCTTTTGACCCTAGCATCTTATGTTTATATCATCTCCACCATCCTGAGAATCTCTTCCATCAATGGCaagcaaaaggccttttccacctgctcctcccatCTTATCATGGTCACAATTTATTATGGGACTCTAATAACTGTCTACATGTTACCAAACACTGGAGCACTCAGAATCCTGAACAAATTTGTTTCTGTCCTTTACACTGTCTTGACACCCCTGATCaatcccctcatctacagcctgaaaAACAAAAAGGTCAAAGAGGCCCTGAGGAGAGCACGGCAGAAATGTTGGGTCTTCCAATAA
- the LOC125622041 gene encoding olfactory receptor 12D1-like — protein sequence MENQTEVGEFILLGLTNLQELQCFLFTLFLLLYMASVLGNGAIMAVVLAEPRLHTPMHFFLGNLSCLDICYSTVTMPKMLAGFLLKHQIISFTSCLVQLHFFHFLGSSEAVLLAVMAYDRYVAICNPLRYRLVMSTQVCLLLAAATWSSGFLHALMHTVMTSQLHFCGPNHVHHFFCDIKPLLSLACSSTRLNLSLLNIITGGIVIGPFILTLLSYLYVIYFLLFKKAGALRTTFSTCTSHLTVVTLLYVLVIVNYVLPSQGGSQERDMIATLMYSIITSVLNPLIYTLRNREVKSALRKVVGRKLFPGRT from the exons ATGGAGAACCAGACAGAAGTGGGCGAGTTCATCCTCCTGGGCCTGACCAACCTCCAGGAGCTGCAGTGCTTCCTTTTCACTCTCTTCCTGCTTCTGTACATGGCCAGCGTGCTGGGGAATGGGGCTATCATGGCCGTGGTGCTGGCCGAGCCCCGGCTCCACACCCCTATGCACTTTTTCTTGGGCAACCTCTCCTGCCTAGACATCTGCTACTCCACGGTCACCATGCCCAAAATGCTGGCTGGCTTCCTCTTGAAACACCAGATCATCTCCTTCACCAGCTGCCTGGTCCAGCTCCATTTCTTCCACTTCCTTGGCAGCAGCGAGGCTGTGCTGTTGGCCGTCATGGCCTATGACCGCTATGTGGCCATCTGCAACCCACTGCGTTACAGGCTGGTCATGAGCACACAGGTCTGCCTGCTCCTGGCAGCAGCCACCTGGTCCAGTGGTTTCCTGCATGCCCTGATGCACACAGTCATGACCTCCCAGCTGCATTTCTGTGGCCCCAACCATGTCCACCACTTCTTCTGTGACATAAAACCGCTGCTGAGCCTGGCCTGCAGCAGCACCCGCCTCAACCTGAGCCTCCTCAACATCATCACCGGAGGCATTGTGATAGGTCCATTCATACTAACACTCCTCTCCTACCTGTACGTCATCTACTTCCTCCTGTTTAAAAAAGCCGGCGctctgcgaacca ccttctccacctgcacctcCCACCTCACGGTGGTGACTTTACTCTACGTGCTTGTTATCGTTAACTATGTACTGCCCTCTCAGGGGGGTTCCCAGGAGAGGGACATGATAGCCACCCTTATGTACAGCATCATAACCTCTGTCCTGAACCCCCTGATCTACACCCTGAGGAACCGGGAGGTGAAATCTGCCCTGAGGAAAGTGGTAGGAAGAAAACTGTTCCCTGGAAGAACATga